A single region of the Plasmodium reichenowi strain SY57 chromosome 9, whole genome shotgun sequence genome encodes:
- a CDS encoding hypothetical protein (conserved Plasmodium protein, unknown function): MIFHGRNHRNPSNNEKKEKVNIKNYKDVHYDYNEKDEINYNMFKNITKYCCNRNMCDSFFINDELINWEKEDKNTIKKKINYDNTFKIKFQDNHKSDIFTNNLIQKNNVVYNYSKEPLNLTSPLRGKDDDIFISSNDIDKSKNPTFMCERKIKNKKKLLTFYNECPIINNTFISFDEDMLLKKDIHINNKIHNEFNASPASKPIYYDENNNFNMYHSNNKGNHPNEDVNKENILLKNEEKYMFNNDKGNKYFQTQDRSIFLYTPQNYIPMESKQDIESNLILYKHDTYISSVEKNNDEYIPRYSSNNICKNNENILSITSKKNSIHCINDISLYDQLITHNNQSNVLYSKTPIVVSKEDIDKINCSYISLMDIKSNEKSTQINISSKKKKKLKKNKKKLKNLYKKVKIKTPVNMFYKRKKKLKIVKKKIKTDKRQIHEGNKKIYYVTKGCLKEKRKKRKKLNEKVKKAVKTNNIKNGIKGLFYKACNKKNYREKIYFYKNNTKNENKIRKCNRSRKKKTLNKRKAVMIPLKVKKDDEKCIRNILSFNALNHKKNYISSKEGSNKYKNKNFIKRNNNIKKIKINNNNNNNNNNNNNTMCLDKAISNIIHFTNKGKMIKSRGQSYSDIANNHNIENEDDYMTCDKNNIKYERKEILNKENEHTKKLKYDYINSHIHNNSTNNSPIIKGSNKESEKVPLQSTKYKDVYMVKNKINVACTGKTDKYNIKGYYFYNNEDLDDTKQELSEKKITSLENRILHDYIVQNDSVYVDSECKKININGVTSVFKNKAYKSKNDNEKIYECIRDNNSTKCHILQSVAYILNQGKEKQRKKDCTIKMKDTYFTFDNNFINKNNYNKYNNHNNHNNHNNINNINNINNCNINLNGYLMKEYNSFNTKKFKRVSSCNVHTYDKIKENNERPKRSFSHNSYFEKKKFCVNQNRNKGTQKYIMKVKNMILFKKNLLTKDFLFDSSFSSDMNIERETLYILNSILFYSYKLKNRLNILINKQCNNTYFLQIKLYILCLIKLIEKYKLDPHSLCIKKSKNIIRKIIEKIKYDIMNLPKVIIEITTFETCLIKIYTIELMMRSLLFSSSLVLDDEHLLKLSYNKNGILLSCCSEILNRSLPNEDNNKLDEKRIYIDRTCRLKKGKTEKTEKKEKKEKTEKIYLFKCTGLKKGYVKKMIFNGISLKDIHTIMYKLDGKSHVLGKKKKKNYNIDECETLQQLNECLNLILANKKSDMFKGVNNYYNKLKEYNEELSLINDLKNEDNHLVKDFLDDMNMHEFSNLLNYYIKRKYVHKTCGNNKIRKKKQINHNDTDKSYKNKSAKSEGIIQILHDFYLKE; the protein is encoded by the coding sequence ATGATTTTTCATGGGAGAAATCATAGGAATCCAtcaaataatgaaaaaaaagaaaaagtaaatataaaaaattataaggATGTGCATTATGATTATAACGAAAAGGATgaaattaattataatatgttcaaaaatataacaaaatattgctgtaatagaaatatgtgtgattcatttttcatcaatgatgaattaataaattgGGAAAAAGAAGACAAAAACActatcaaaaaaaaaataaattatgataatacaTTCAAGATAAAATTTCAAGATAATCATAAATCCGATATATTCACAAATAATTTAATCCAAAAAAACAATGTTGTTTATAATTATAGTAAAGAACCTCTAAATTTAACAAGTCCACTTCGAGGAAAGGATgatgatatttttatttcatcaAATGATATCGATAAGTCAAAAAATCCGACTTTCATGTGCGAAcgtaaaattaaaaataagaaaaaattattaacattttataatgaatgtccaataattaataataccTTTATTTCTTTTGATGAAGATATGTTATTGAAAAAGgacatacatataaataataagataCATAATGAATTTAATGCTTCTCCTGCGTCCAAAcctatatattatgatgagaataataattttaatatgtaCCATAGTAATAACAAAGGAAATCATCCCAACGAAGATGTaaataaggaaaatattttattaaaaaatgaagaaaaatatatgtttaataaTGACAAGGGAAATAAATACTTTCAAACACAAGATAGatccatttttttatatacacCCCAAAATTATATACCAATGGAATCAAAACAAGACATAGAAAgtaatttaattttatataaacatgatacatatatatcttCTGTTGAGAAGaataatgatgaatatattCCAAGATATTCATCAAATAACATATGTAagaataatgaaaatatcTTGTCTATTACttccaaaaaaaatagtattcattgtataaatgatatatctCTATATGATCAATTGATTACACATAATAATCAATCTAATGTCTTATATTCAAAAACCCCAATTGTTGTTAGTAAAGAAGATATTGACAAAATTaattgttcatatatttcattaatggatataaaatcaaatgaaaaatcaacccaaataaatatttccagtaaaaaaaaaaaaaagttaaaaaaaaataagaaaaaattaaagaatttatataaaaaagttaaaataaaaaccCCAGTgaatatgttttataaaagaaaaaagaaattgaaaattgtaaagaaaaagataaaaacAGATAAAAGGCAAATTCATGAAggaaacaaaaaaatatattacgTTACAAAGGGTTgtttaaaagaaaaaagaaaaaaaaggaaaaaattaaatgaaaaggTCAAAAAAGCGgtaaaaacaaataatattaaaaatggTATAAAAGGTTTGTTTTACAAAGcatgtaataaaaaaaattatagagaaaaaatatacttttataaaaataatacaaagaatgaaaataagataagaaaatgtaatagaagtagaaaaaagaaaacgTTAAATAAAAGGAAAGCTGTTATGATTCCtttaaaagtaaaaaaggatgatgaaaaatgtataagaaacattttatcatttaatgcattaaatcataaaaaaaattatatatcatcaAAGGAAGGGTCTAATAAGTATAAGAATAagaattttataaaacgtaataataatataaaaaaaataaaaataaataataataataataataataataataataataataatactatGTGTTTAGATAAAGCAATATCAAATATAATCCATTTCACTAATAAGGgtaaaatgataaaatcTAGAGGTCAATCCTACTCTGATATAGcaaataatcataatatcgaaaatgaagatgatTATATGACTTGTGACAAAAATAACATTAAATATGAGAGAAAAGAgatattaaataaagaaaacgaacatacaaaaaaattgaagtatgattatataaatagccatatacataataattctACTAATAATTCTCCTATTATAAAAGGGTCAAATAAGGAAAGCGAAAAAGTTCCTTTGCAGAGTACCAAATATAAAGATGTTTATATGGTcaagaataaaataaatgttgCATGCACAGGAAAGAcagataaatataatattaaaggttattacttttataataatgaagattTAGATGACACTAAACAAGAATTGAgtgaaaagaaaataacCTCTTTGGAAAACAGAATATTACATGATTATATTGTACAAAACGATTCTGTATATGTAGATTCAgaatgtaaaaaaataaatataaatggtGTGACAAGCGTATTTAAAAACAAAGCATATAAAAGCAAAAATGATAAcgaaaaaatatatgaatgtataagagataataatagtacAAAATGTCACATTTTACAAAGTGTagcatatatattgaatCAAGGAAAGGAAAAACAAAGGAAAAAAGATTGTACTATAAAAATGAAGGATACTTATTTTActtttgataataattttattaataaaaataattataataaatataataatcataataatcataataatcataataatattaataatattaataatattaataattgtAATATTAACTTAAACGGTTACCTTATGAAGgaatataattcttttaatacaaaaaaGTTTAAACGTGTATCATCATGTAATGTACACACGTATGATAAGATAAAGGAAAACAATGAAAGACCTAAAAGAAGTTTTAGCcataattcatattttgaaaaaaaaaaattttgtgTAAATCAAAATAGAAACAAGGGGACGCAGAAATACATTATGAAggttaaaaatatgatattatttaaaaagaatttattaactaaagattttctttttgattcttctttttctagTGATATGAATATAGAAAGAgaaacattatatatattaaatagtatattattttattccTATAAACTAAAAAATAGgttaaatatattgataaataaacaatgtaataatacatatttctTGCAAATTAAACTGTACATACTTTGTTTAATTAAGCTgattgaaaaatataagttGGATCCTCATTcattatgtataaaaaaaagtaagaatataataagaaaaataattgagaaaatcaaatatgatattatgAATTTACCAAAAGTAATCATAGAAATTACTACATTTGAAACATgcttaataaaaatatatacgATTGAATTAATGATGAGATCTCTATTATTTTCCTCATCATTAGTTTTAGATGATGAACATTTATTAAAACtttcatataataagaatgGTATATTATTAAGTTGTTGTAGCGAAATATTAAATAGGTCTTTACCAAATGaggataataataagtTGGATGagaaaagaatatatatcGACAGAACATGCAgattaaaaaaaggaaaaacCGAAAAAAcggaaaaaaaagaaaaaaaagaaaaaacagaaaaaatatatcttttcAAATGTACTGGTTTGAAAAAGGGgtatgtaaaaaaaatgattttcAACGGAATATCCTTAAAAGATATACACActattatgtataaattaGATGGTAAGTCTCATGTTCTcggaaaaaaaaaaaaaaaaaattataatatagatGAATGTGAGACATTACAACAATTAAATGAATGTTTAAATCTAATATTAGCAAATAAGAAATCTGATATGTTTAAAGGagtaaataattattataacaaattaaaagaatataatgaaGAATTATCTTTAATAAATGATCTTAAAAATGAAGACAATCATTTAGTAAAAGATTTCTTGGATGATATGAATATGCATGAATTTTCAaatcttttaaattattacattAAGAGAAAATATGTTCATAAGACATGtggaaataataaaataagaaaaaaaaaacaaataaacCATAATGATACTGAcaaatcatataaaaacaaatcaGCAAAATCCGAGGGAATTATACAAATTTTACATGATTTTTACTTAAAAgaataa
- a CDS encoding putative membrane protein (conserved Plasmodium membrane protein, unknown function), producing the protein MDYTKNKKSRNIGHMIKEFYINWNYRRPSWRASFYYNCLSFLTGLSIVCTLIFQQLLKTFNFFINYYCEYEYINFILTDLLIYLTLISLICVFSFLLSRICSILSNFTINDFMSLGKWIERIGCTVKWFPWLVALLIIFWFIINVFNIITIYATPNLWCRNRLNVEGTFVSNNCRLFEGRVAACTSDMVERKASDSINYVRKCNDLKFLRNHYYFTFVPDLKNKNYTQCTFNNINICILYKSLIYNQDVIEKIRKMNIEGCLRNPPKDIEDFYDQGMKTSDLYKYSQLFIIGSNVTFFILMFFFYFLKKTTQFDGLFYQSLHNSDIFILRLLRPLTPWS; encoded by the coding sequence ATGGATTAcacaaaaaataagaaaagtCGGAATATAGGTCATATGATTAAAGagttttatataaattggAACTATAGAAGACCTAGTTGGAGAGCTAGCTTTTATTATAACTGTTTATCTTTTCTTACAGGTCTTAGTATTGTTTGTACATTAATATTTCAACAATTATTGAAAAcgtttaatttttttataaattattattgtgaatacgaatatattaattttatactaaccgatttattaatatatcttaCTCTAATAAGTTTGATATGTGTATTTTCATTTCTATTATCAAGAATATGTTCTATACTTTCAAATTTTACAATAAATGATTTTATGTCATTAGGAAAATGGATTGAAAGAATTGGATGCACAGTGAAGTGGTTTCCTTGGCTTGTAGCCTTGTTAATTATATTCTGgtttattataaatgtgtttaatattattactatatatGCTACTCCAAATTTATGGTGTAGAAATCGTTTAAACGTAGAAGGTACCTTTGTATCTAACAACTGCAGATTGTTTGAAGGAAGGGTAGCAGCCTGTACAAGTGATATGGTAGAAAGGAAAGCAAGTGATTCTATAAATTATGTTCGTAAATGTAATGacttaaaatttttaagaaatcattattattttaccTTTGTACCtgatttaaaaaacaaaaattatacacaatgtacttttaataatataaacatttgcatattatacaaaagtttgatatataatcaagatgttatagaaaaaattagaaaaatgaatataGAAGGATGTCTAAGAAATCCTCCAAAAGATATTGAAGATTTCTATGATCAAGGTATGAAAACTAGTGatctatataaatattctcAATTATTTATCATAGGAAGTAAtgtaacattttttattcttatgtttttcttttattttctaaagAAGACCACACAATTTGATGGACTATTTTATCAATCATTACATAATTCcgatatatttattttacgTTTATTACGACCATTAACCCCATGGTCATGA
- a CDS encoding putative membrane protein (conserved Plasmodium membrane protein, unknown function), with product MLYLEKLNSFIENKFALSNWKKKKYVWRYSLFFSIFYILLLFGLCYTIIIRFLISNESFSNHYCSSSKISSLQRSYMFIFIFVILMGFLNFFFSRLTYLYSNFTNSEFFTLGIYYTIVGFLIKYMSWILSLLYICWIFFLIISILTIFFNPSLWCGLTYNIYGMDALHNCFLVQSKNTGCEISKDIIKLTKNDHCNDFNILKVQSLLFLVRSSPNESCSLKDKKLCDFFVDFIKNKQTTWESFPQCSGNTLELTEEYFLEQPDKKSNIYLFSLSIIFFWFITTLVLFTLFIVIKINTPVDSSFIMNEDRLNFFFKFTRLLDTWR from the exons atatgtATGGAGATATAGTTTATTCTTTAGtatattctatatattgTTACTTTTTGGTTTATGTTATACAATAATTATTCGTTTTTTAATATCTAATGAATCATTCAGTAATCATTATTGTAGCTCATCAAAAATATCCTCATTACAAAGAAGctatatgtttatatttatatttgttatattgATGGGatttcttaatttttttttttctcgtctaacatatttatattctaaTTTCACTAACAGTGAATTTTTCACTTTAGGTATTTATTATACTATTGTAGGttttcttataaaatatatgtcatggatattatcattattatatatatgttggatcttctttttaattataagtattttaactatattttttaatcCTTCTTTATGGTGTGGATTAACATATAACATTTATGGGATGGATGCCCTACATAATTGTTTCCTAGTTCAAAGTAAGAATACAG GATGTGAAATTAGTAAAGATATTATCAAATTAACAAAGAATGACCATTGCAAtgattttaatattttaaaagttCAAAGTCTCCTATTTCTTGTCCGTTCATCACCAAATGAATCATGTTCATTAAAGGACAAGAAATTATGTGACTTCTTTGTtgattttataaaaaataaacaaacaACATGGGAATCTTTTCCTCAGTGTTCTGGAAATACTCTCGAATTAACagaagaatattttttagaACAACCAGACAAAAAAAGTAACATTTACTTATTCTCATTATctattatctttttttgGTTTATTACGACATTAGTACTATTTACACTTTTTATAgtcataaaaataaatacgCCTGTCGATTCATCATTCATTATGAATGAAGACAgattaaattttttttttaaatttacaAGGCTTTTAGACACATGgagataa